The Burkholderia mayonis DNA window GAGTGGGAGCGCTACGCGTGGATCAAGGGCCGGCTCGTGACCGAGCGCGCGAGCGACGCCGCGCGGCGCCTTTCGCAGCAGCTCGACGCGATCGTCAAGCCGTTCGTCTACCGGCGCTATCTCGATTTCGGCGTGATCGGCGCGATCCGGTCGCTGCACGAGCAGATCAGCCAGGAGGCGCGGCGGCGTGCGACGATGCGGCCCGACAAGGCCGACGACATCAAGCTCGGCCGCGGCGGGATTCGCGAGATCGAGTTCAGCGCGCAGGTGTTTCAATTGATTCGCGGCGGCCAGGACGCGGGCTTCCGGGTGCGGCCGACGCTCGCGGTGCTGCGCCACGCGAGCGCGAGCGGGCTGATCGCCGAAGAGGTGCGCGCGGGCCTCGCCGACGCCTATCTGTTCCTGCGCACGCTCGAGCACCGGCTGCAATACCGGAACGACGCGCAGACGCACGCGATGCCGGTCGATCCGGCCGAGCGCGCGGCGCTCGCCGCGTCGCTCGGGTTCACCGGCTATGCGGCGCTGATGACGGAGCTCGACCGGCACCGCGCGTTCGTCGAGGCGCAGTTCGACCAGGTGTTCGCCGACAAGGCGAGCGGCGGCAAGCGCCGCGCGGACGAAGGCGCGGCAGGTTGCATCTGGAGCGGCGCGCTCGCCGACGACGGCGCCGACGACGCGCTCGCCGCACGCCTCGCCGAGCTTGGTTTCGCCGATCCGGCGGCGGTGCTCGCGCGGCTGCAGGCGGTATGGCGCTCGTCGCGCTACACGGGGCTGCCGGAATCGAGCCGCGTGCGGTTCGACCGCGTCGCGCAGCGCGCGCTCGAGGCGGCGCCGCGGATCGACGCCGCGCATCGCGACGAGACCGTCGTGCGCTGCTTCGACCTGCTCGAGACGGTTGGCCGGCGCGGCGCGTACCTCGCGCTCCTGACCGAATATCCGGCGGCGCTGCGGCGCGTGCTGTCGGTGCTCGGCGCGACGCGCTGGGGCGGCGGCTACCTGATCCGGCATCCGCAATTGCTCGATGAATTGCTCGACGACGAGGCGATCGAGAGCCCGTTCGACTGGCCGGCGTTCAAGGATGCGCTGCGCACGCGACTCGCGGCCGCCGACGGCGCCGAGCATCAGATGGACCTGCTGCGCCACGCGCACCACGCGGAAGTGTTCCGGATCCTGCTGCTCGATCTGGCCGGCAAGCTGTCGGTCGAGCACGTGAGCGACCGCCTGTCGGAGCTCGCCGACGCGATGCTCGACGTGACGATCGACGTCGTCTGGTCGCAGCTCGCGAAGCGCCACCGCGACACGCCGCGTTTCGCGGTGATCGCGTACGGCAAGCTGGGCGGCAAGGAGCTCGGCTACGCGTCCGATCTCGATCTGATCTTCCTGTACGACGATCCGGACGAGCGCGCGGCCGACGTCTACACGACGTTCACGCGGCGCCTGATCACATGGCTCACGACCGCGACGGGCGCGGGCACGCTATTCGACATCGACCTGCGGCTGCGGCCGAACGGCGAGGCGGGCCT harbors:
- the glnE gene encoding bifunctional [glutamate--ammonia ligase]-adenylyl-L-tyrosine phosphorylase/[glutamate--ammonia-ligase] adenylyltransferase, producing MTDASDLLSLSYSHYLARAAAARPALAERIAAWAAAPVARAALDARLDALLAEGGQPLSEDTLKKALRQLRIEAFGAVAERDLSGRADVAEVTGAMSDLAEVAIQRAVALLSAELEALYGEPRGPSGERLALGVVGMGKLGGRELNVSSDIDLIFVYEDDGETAGGVRTPISAHEFFTRLGRRLIGVLSEATADGYVFRVDMRLRPNGDSGPLVCSLGMLEEYFYVQGREWERYAWIKGRLVTERASDAARRLSQQLDAIVKPFVYRRYLDFGVIGAIRSLHEQISQEARRRATMRPDKADDIKLGRGGIREIEFSAQVFQLIRGGQDAGFRVRPTLAVLRHASASGLIAEEVRAGLADAYLFLRTLEHRLQYRNDAQTHAMPVDPAERAALAASLGFTGYAALMTELDRHRAFVEAQFDQVFADKASGGKRRADEGAAGCIWSGALADDGADDALAARLAELGFADPAAVLARLQAVWRSSRYTGLPESSRVRFDRVAQRALEAAPRIDAAHRDETVVRCFDLLETVGRRGAYLALLTEYPAALRRVLSVLGATRWGGGYLIRHPQLLDELLDDEAIESPFDWPAFKDALRTRLAAADGAEHQMDLLRHAHHAEVFRILLLDLAGKLSVEHVSDRLSELADAMLDVTIDVVWSQLAKRHRDTPRFAVIAYGKLGGKELGYASDLDLIFLYDDPDERAADVYTTFTRRLITWLTTATGAGTLFDIDLRLRPNGEAGLLVTDLDAFRRYQLREGDAANTAWVWEHQALTRARYSAGDAQIGAAFEAIRVQVLTTPRDAAVLAKEIAGMRDKVFAGHPNTSELFDLKHDRGGMVDIEFVVQYWVLLHAARHPEMIRNTGNIALLREVSRFGLMSEDEAETVGAAYRTYRKLQHRLRLDGMEKARVEPERVAAERDAVVALWNRVFGA